Part of the Micromonospora rhizosphaerae genome is shown below.
CGGGCAGTCGCATCCGAATCAGGGGCTAGAACGGTGAGGACGGCGGATCGAACCGCTCGCTCGTTAGGCTGCGCCGACGCCGAACTTCGGAGATGAGGAACTGGCGACGGCCAACAGCGGCGGCACGAAGTGGTGGGTGCCTGAGGTCCTGCGTGACGTGGGCGCAACCGACGAGTACGACGCCGACATCTACATGGTGGGCGTTCGCGAGAGCACTGACCCGGAGGCGCGGTCGCTCGTGTTCCAGGAGGGCTACGACGACGAGGACAGCTACTGCCTGGTCATTGACCCTGGCCAGGCGACGTTCTATGGCGGGGTCATCGAATGCACCGTCAGCGACGACCAGCTGCATCTCCTTCTCAGCGAGTCCGCTGCCGAGGAGTTGGGTACCCCCACGGAGCTGCGCTTTTCACTCATGCTGCCCCCTGACCAGCTGCAGCTCCTACGCCGCGGGCTTACTCGGGTCCTCACCTCCGGTCACCCGGAAGATGTCCCGCGACGACTCGACGTCTAGCCTTTCAGCCCCTTGCCCCGATGCAGCAAGCGCTGTTGGTGCTCTGACCAGAAACGTCTGCCGCGTTGGGCGACAGGCGAGGTCCCGCAGTTCAGCCCGGTCCGCGCCGCGGCCCAATGCGACGACGCCAATTAAAGCTGGAGGCTGGCGATCTCCCGTTCCAGTTCCACGGCCTCCTCGTCTCGGTCGCACAGCAGCAGCACCCTGAACGGGACGCCCTTGCCGTACGGCCGACCGACCGGGTTAGCCCAGGTACGAACGGCGCGCGACAGGACCCTAAATAGAATCTGCCGCTCGTCGAAGCTGCCGGACATCAGCAGTGGCGCACGGTCAACCACGATGACGTAGGCATCGGCGGGCATCCAGTTCAGGTCACGGAGGCAGTCGGACAACGCGTCCCAGTTCCAGCCGAAGTAGCCGGGAAAGAGCAGCGCGTCGGAGAACTCGTAGAAGACAAGGTTCGCATCCGTCATCTTCGCCCCGTCCAACCGGGCGACGACGAGCCTGCCCGTCTCCGGCAGGATCGCCCCTACCTGCACGACCGCACTGCGCGGGCACACCGTCAGTGCATCGCCAGAGCCGTCCCACCAGTCACTCATCTTCACCCTGATCTTGTGCCAGCAGCTGCTGCAGCAGCGTTTCCATCCGACACCGCGAACGCTAGTGGTCGAAGGATCTAGGTACCGGCATTCATCTCCGGAGACGCCCAGCGGGTGGCGAGCCAGTGGGGTCGCCTCGCCGCCCGCTGCCGTCGCCCGATCCTGCTAATAGCCCTCCCGCGGGTCGCGGGCCAGCATCAAAGGGGCCGAGTCAAGACTCAGCGGGAGGGTCCCTGGGTCGAGGTGGATGTGGGCCCCACACGGTGCCCGCTCGTCGGAGAGGGCGAGGCACCATCGTGCGAGATCCCGCGGCCCTGCTCGGTCGCCAAAGATCTCAACCGAGCCGTCCACGATCTCTACGGACACTGTGCCACCCTCCACGGGCGCGACAACGCCACGCGTCCTGTCGTAGCCAGGCACCGACAACACGATCTCATCCACGCAGCGAGTGTGCCCCACGCCCAGCCGTCGCTGGGTTCGGTCACCGCCACTTGGAGTCTGCGGTAATCGCACCGTGGCCACCGACCGCCCTCGGCGGCAGAAGCGGATGCCATGAGTCGCGCCCCATACTTGGATCGTGACCAACCAGAGCGATGTCCTTCCCGTCCTTGTCATCGACGGAGCCTCGTTCTCCGATTTCGACGGCTTCGCACGCGAGTTTTCGCAGCTGCTTTGTCGCTATACCTGGCACGGAAACCTGGATGCCTTCAACGACATCCTCCGAGGAGGCTTCGGAACCCCCGAGACCGGATGGGTGCTGAGGTGGGTCAACTCTGAGTCGTCTCGGGCCGCGCTCGGTTACGACGCGACAATCCGATGGCTAAAGCAGATTCTCCTCACCTGCGACCCATCGAACCGTGCGAACGTCGAGGCCAGGATCAGCAACGCGCGGCGTGGCCAGGGGCCGACCCTTTTCGACATGATCGTAGAGATCATCCACGACCACGGTCCCGGCGGCAACGAATCCGAAGACGGCATCGTCCTCGAGTTGGTCTAGCCACAGGGGCCGGATGAAACGGTCAACTGACCGACGCCGATCCTCCTAGGACGGTCTAGCGGGTGTGACGTGGGCGGGAAGCGTCCGCGCGTCGGCATCGGGCCGGCAGAGACGATGAGTGCGCCAAAGATCGACTGTCCTGGACGTCCCCACGTCATCGGCGCCCCGCCAGGGCCGGACGACGCCGAGGTCGAGCTGGAGTACGACGACGTGGAGGGCTACGTGGAGGACGGCGAGGGCGTGGCGCCGGTCGTCGACGTGCAGCTGCCCGAGCACGATGTCGAGCCCGATCGCGCCACCGAGGCCGAGGAGGCGGCCGGCGACGAGCCGCAGGCCGAGGCCGAGACGGACCCGTGCCCGGAGGCCTACCTGGACGCGGGCGAGCCTGAGACGAAGGGCGACGAGTGAGCCTGACCCCGATGGGTCAGCCGGCGGCGCGCACCAGCCCGGCCACCTGATCGAGCCAGTAGACCGCGTACGCCTTGACCGTCCAGACGGTGGCCTCGGCCGGCAACCCGCGGTTGAAGCGTGCCTTGATCTCGGTGAGCTTGGCGTTGACCTCCTCGGCACTGGACCCGTAGACCGGGGGCACGCTTGAACGTGCCGTTCACCGACAGCACCGACGCGGCCCCGGCCCCGGCGGCATCCTGAAGCGAGCTCCTCCGTCCCGGTTTGACGCGCACCGCGGTAGGGAAATTTCGCGGACACCTCAACGAAGGAGACTGTATGGAGACGTCCGCTAGCGCCGGGCGCAGTTACCGACAACCGACACGTCCATGCGTGGCGGTGCGTGCTGCAGCGCCGACCGCGAGGGGGCGAGCCTAATGGCTCGCGTCGGTCGCTACGGGATCCCAGGGTTCGTGTGGTTCCTGATCTGGCTCGTCGTCTGCATCTTGATCGTCATCCTGTTGGCGCTGCTCATACACCACTTCGGAGGCGCCTCGCTTTCGCTCAAGCTCGGCCACTTCTACCTGAACATCGGGGTCACCTGACCTGCCAGATCGTCGACACTCCGGCGCCGGTACCGCACCGGGTTTGTTAGCCGTCACCTTCGGTGACGGCTAACACGGCTTGGAAGTGAGCCACCCCCGCTTTCATGGAGCTTCTTGACCATGGTCTGGTGGCCGTGGGGAGGAAGTCGTCCGTGGCAGCACCGAAGAAGTATCCCAAGACCACGAAGTTAAGGCGCTGATTGGCCTGTCAACTTGGCGTGGATGGTTGATATGCGGGCTGGTCGGGGTGGGTCCATTCGTGGGTGAGGGCGTAGGTGCCGGGGGCTGTTCGCGTGAGCATGGTCTCCTTGGCCCAGCGGCATAGCTCGGCGGTCAGGCCTCGGTGGTGGGTGAGGCCGAGGCCGGCGGCGATTTCGCGTGCGGTCCATGGTCGGTGCGGATCAGTGCGCATGAGTTGCAAGGTTCGGTCGCGTCGGCCGTCGGGGTGAGATGTCGAGGCGGGCAGCACGGTGATCGTGGTGCTGGTGATTGGTGCCGCTCCGTTGATCAGGCGTTGTGCTGCTGGTGCTGCGTATCGGGAGATGGGGCACTTCACCCGGCGAGGGGAAATGCGTGGGCGACGTGGAGGCAGCAGGTTGGTAAGGACAGCTTGGGCGATTCGGCCCGGCGTTGACTCGACGGCGGTGGGAGTATGCCGGCGGCGGCGACGACTTGATCTCGGGCTGTCTCGACAGCGACGGTGAACGCGGCCCGGTCGGGGTCGGTGCCGGGAACGGACTCGACGGCTTCCGCCATGGCGCGACGAAGAGCCTGGTAGAGCGTGAGCTGGGCCCAGATTTCTTGTTCGATGCCGTAAGCGTCCTGCGAGCGCAGGACGAGCCCTTGCAGGAGGGTGTGGCGTAGTGAGTAGAAGGCCGATTCGACTTCCCATCGTTCGTGGTAGAGCGTGATGAGCTCATGCGCGGGATAGCGTCGGTGATCGGTCAGGGTGGTGGCTAGCCGGTAGTCGCCGCCCAGTTGAAGTCCTTTGCCGGTGGTCACGCTGATGTGGGCGTCGATGATGCGAAGAGCTATCCCGTTGATCCGGGTGAGGTAGGTGCCGTCGGGAAGGCATGCTTGTCTGGCCGGGGTTCGGCGGCCTTTGAGCCGGACCAGCAGTTGAGCGCCGGTGCCGGCCGCCTTGGCGAGGAAGTCGTCAGCGTCGAAGCCGCGGTCGTTGAGCAGCAGCATGCCGTCATCGAGCAGCGGGAGTAGTTGCTCGGCATACGCGTTCTCGCTGACGTCAACGGGACCGAACACCGCGCCGAGAAGGGAACGGGTGCCCGTCTCGCACAAGGCGACGATCCGCAGCATCGGGTATCCGTCCTGGCCGAAGCGGTGCTTGATCTTCCCCAGCCACGCGGCCGCTCGTGGTCGGTCCGGCGCCTTGGTTGAGCTGCATCCATCGAACGCGACGGT
Proteins encoded:
- a CDS encoding Imm10 family immunity protein, which encodes MPEVLRDVGATDEYDADIYMVGVRESTDPEARSLVFQEGYDDEDSYCLVIDPGQATFYGGVIECTVSDDQLHLLLSESAAEELGTPTELRFSLMLPPDQLQLLRRGLTRVLTSGHPEDVPRRLDV
- a CDS encoding barstar family protein; protein product: MSDWWDGSGDALTVCPRSAVVQVGAILPETGRLVVARLDGAKMTDANLVFYEFSDALLFPGYFGWNWDALSDCLRDLNWMPADAYVIVVDRAPLLMSGSFDERQILFRVLSRAVRTWANPVGRPYGKGVPFRVLLLCDRDEEAVELEREIASLQL
- a CDS encoding Imm32 family immunity protein; this translates as MTRTGRTSLWLVTIQVWGATHGIRFCRRGRSVATVRLPQTPSGGDRTQRRLGVGHTRCVDEIVLSVPGYDRTRGVVAPVEGGTVSVEIVDGSVEIFGDRAGPRDLARWCLALSDERAPCGAHIHLDPGTLPLSLDSAPLMLARDPREGY
- a CDS encoding barstar family protein, with the protein product MTNQSDVLPVLVIDGASFSDFDGFAREFSQLLCRYTWHGNLDAFNDILRGGFGTPETGWVLRWVNSESSRAALGYDATIRWLKQILLTCDPSNRANVEARISNARRGQGPTLFDMIVEIIHDHGPGGNESEDGIVLELV